The following are from one region of the Primulina eburnea isolate SZY01 chromosome 17, ASM2296580v1, whole genome shotgun sequence genome:
- the LOC140818304 gene encoding LOW QUALITY PROTEIN: receptor-like protein 7 (The sequence of the model RefSeq protein was modified relative to this genomic sequence to represent the inferred CDS: inserted 1 base in 1 codon) produces the protein MRILVCPWILLMFLFRILSVSRVFGHCLDDQRSLLLQLNSSLVYNSTISRRLVNWNQNVDCCKWDGVACDSKGHVISLELDGESISGGIEDSSLFSLIHIEKLNLASNRFNNSEIIPKGIQNLTNLAFLNLSNAGFGGQIPMELSTSRSLVSLDLSTLFRDFLHPLTLENPNFTMLVQNLTYLIELNLDGVKISDSPSDWSPTISSSLPNLRYLSLRDCGLSGPLDSLSQLRFLSVLRLDRNNLSSTVPDTLTRFSNLSTLSLSSCSLRGSFPEMTFRLSTLQNLDLSNNVLLKGTIPQFPQIGSFRTIILSYTNFSGTLPDSIGNLRMLSMLVLSNCNFMGPIPSTITNLTELVNVDFSFNSFTGSIPPFQMSKKLEYIDLSYNKLMGSISSRHFEGLANLTIINLGYNSLRGNVPSSLFSLPSLQKLQLSNNQFSGHIQEFSTVNSSNLDTLELSSNLLEGSIPISFFDFEMLKVLSLSFNSFNGTIQLEMMQKLPNLARLELAYNNLTVEVQTTNSILSRFLKLTRLNLASCKLNNFPDLKNQTMLTFLDLSNNHISGEIPSWIWKIGNGQLLHLNLSCNFLVGLQRPYIMPSSLSVLDLHSNQLHGQFPIPSEYSIYVDYSSNRFQETIPHDIGDFVPYLSFLSLANNSHTGAIPASLCHANYLEVLDLSGNSLSGSIPPCLLRNNERLGVLNLGKNNISGDIPDNFPISCGLQTLDLSRNNLEGKIPXVLANCKSLEVLNVGSNNIYDRFPCMLQTSSSLRVLVLRSNRFHGGITCPKANQSWSNIQIIDIASNNFGECLNSNYFSSWKRMRQEIDGLDHISFNYLELANLYYQDTVTVTIKGLELELVKILTIFTSIDFSSNNFEGAIPEDLGQLNSLYVLNLSHNSLTGSIPKSVGNLTGLGSLDLSRNQLTGMIPEELASFTFLSFLNLSYNKLFGRIPSGPQLQTFTEESYIGNTGLCGFPLNTACEVSPPVAEEVSSGSIITEFDWKIMFISGYVFGLTLVIALLAFCIQWRKRWNKQVERFLKLMFVK, from the exons ATGAGAATTCTAGTTTGTCCATGGATTCTTTTGATGTTTTTGTTCCGAATCCTGTCGGTCTCTCGGGTTTTTGGTCATTGTTTGGATGATCAAAGATCATTGTTGTTGCAGTTGAATAGCAGCCTTGTTTACAACTCCACAATTTCAAGAAGGTTGGTGAACTGGAATCAGAATGTGGACTGCTGCAAATGGGATGGGGTAGCTTGTGATAGCAAAGGACATGTGATAAGTTTGGAGCTCGATGGTGAGTCAATTTCAGGTGGGATCGAGGATTCGAGTCTTTTCAGTCTTATACATATTGAAAAGCTAAATTTGGCAAGCAACAGGTTCAACAATAGTGAGATTATTCCAAAAGGGATTCAGAATCTCACCAATTTGGCATTCTTGAATCTGTCAAATGCTGGTTTTGGTGGACAGATTCCCATGGAGCTATCCACGTCAAGGAGCTTGGTCAGTCTTGATCTCTCCACCCTTTTTCGAGACTTTCTCCATCCCTTGACACTCGAGAATCCAAATTTCACGATGCTTGTTCAAAATCTCACTTATCTCATAGAACTCAATCTCGATGGTGTTAAAATTTCAGATTCTCCAAGCGATTGGTCCCCAACTATATCTTCATCTTTACCCAATTTAAGATATTTAAGCTTGCGGGATTGTGGTCTCTCAGGTCCCTTGGATTCTCTTTCACAGCTTCGTTTTCTTTCAGTTCTACGTCTTGACAGGAACAATTTGTCATCAACAGTTCCAGATACTCTCACAAGGTTCTCAAATTTGTCCACCTTGAGTCTCAGCTCTTGCTCTTTGCGTGGTTCCTTTCCCGAGATGACCTTCCGGCTATCCACTCTACAGAATCTTGATTTATCAAACAATGTGTTACTCAAGGGCACCATACCCCAGTTTCCTCAGATTGGATCTTTTAGGACTATAATTCTCAGCTACACTAACTTCTCAGGTACATTACCAGATTCCATAGGCAATCTTAGAATGTTGTCCATGCTAGTCCTGTCTAATTGCAATTTTATGGGACCGATTCCATCCACAATAACAAACTTAACAGAACTGGTTAATGTGGATTTCTCGTTCAACTCTTTTACCGGTTCCATCCCGCCATTTCAAATGTCCAAGAAACTTGAATACATAGACCTCAGTTATAATAAACTCATGGGATCGATTTCTTCCAGGCATTTTGAAGGTCTCGCCAATCTAACAATTATAAATTTGGGTTATAATTCGCTCAGAGGGAACGTTCCCTCGTCTCTCTTTAGTCTCCCTTCACTACAGAAACTTCAGCTCTCGAACAACCAATTTAGTGGCCACATCCAAGAATTTTCCACCGTGAATTCCTCAAACCTGGATACCCTAGAGTTGAGCAGTAACCTACTGGAAGGTTCCATTCCCATATCATTTTTTGACTTTGAAATGCTCAAGGTTCTCTCACTttccttcaactccttcaatgGCACCATACAGCTGGAAATGATGCAAAAGCTTCCCAATCTTGCAAGATTGGAGCTTGCTTACAACAACTTGACAGTTGAAGTTCAAACCACAAATTCAATTCTGTCCCGATTTCTCAAACTTACTAGGTTAAATTTGGCGTCTTGTAAGCTGAACAATTTTCCTGATCTGAAAAACCAAACAATGTTGACTTTTTTGGACCTgtcaaataatcatattagtgGAGAAATACCTAGTTGGATTTGGAAAATTGGAAATGGGCAACTTTTGCATTTGAATTTATCTTGCAATTTTCTGGTTGGACTACAAAGGCCATACATTATGCCAAGTTCACTCTCCGTGCTAGACTTGCATTCAAACCAACTTCATGGTCAGTTTCCAATTCCCTCCGAGTATTCTATATATGTTGATTACTCGAGTAATAGATTTCAAGAGACAATTCCACATGATATTGGCGATTTCGTTCCCTATCTTTCGTTTTTATCTCTAGCAAATAATAGCCATACCGGAGCAATTCCTGCATCTCTTTGTCATGCAAATTACCTTGAAGTTCTTGACCTTTCTGGCAACTCATTGAGTGGTAGTATACCACCCTGTCTTTTAAGAAATAACGAGAGACTTGGGGTATTGAATCTTGGTAAAAACAACATCAGCGGTGATATTCCCGACAACTTTCCCATCAGTTGTGGCCTACAAACTTTAGACCTCAGTAGGAACAATTTGGAAGGGAAAATTC ATGTCCTTGCCAATTGCAAATCTTTAGAAGTCTTGAATGTCGGAAGCAACAACATTTATGACAGGTTCCCATGCATGTTACAAACTTCATCCAGCTTGCGCGTTCTTGTCTTGCGTTCCAACAGATTTCATGGAGGTATCACATGTCCTAAGGCCAATCAAAGCTGGTCAAATATTCAAATCATCGATATAGCTTCAAACAACTTCGGTGAGTGTCTGAATTCAAACTATTTCTCAAGTTGGAAAAGAATGAGGCAGGAAATTGATGGATTGGACCACATTAGCTTCAATTATCTGGAACTGGCCAACTTATACTACCAGGACACAGTGACAGTAACCATCAAAGGACTAGAGTTGGAGCTCGTCAAGATTTTGACCATCTTCACATCGATTGATTTCTCTAGCAACAATTTTGAAGGGGCGATTCCCGAAGATTTAGGACAACTCAATTCACTTTACGTTCTCAACTTATCACACAATAGTCTCACAGGATCAATTCCAAAATCAGTAGGAAACTTAACAGGGCTCGGATCACTTGACCTTTCAAGAAACCAGTTGACAGGAATGATACCAGAGGAGCTAGCAAGTTTCACATTCCTTTCTTTCCTGAATTTGTCCTACAATAAGCTATTTGGAAGAATCCCCTCGGGCCCTCAATTACAAACATTTACTGAAGAAAGCTACATAGGAAACACAGGCTTATGTGGGTTCCCTTTGAACACAGCCTGTGAGGTTTCCCCACCAGTAGCAGAGGAGGTATCAAGTGGTTCGattataacagaatttgattggaaAATCATGTTCATCTCTGGTTATGTTTTCGGATTAACATTAGTCATTGCGCTTCTTGCATTCTGCATACAATGGAGGAAAAGGTGGAACAAACAAGTGGAACGCTTTCTAAAGCTGATGTTTGTGAAATAG